The genomic window TCTTGCTTTTCCCCATCATCACAGCTCTACGAGTTTCCTCTCTTCTAACCTCAGCAAATACTTCTCCAATTGAGGATAGGATTGCTCTTCCAATAATTCTGCTACGAACTTCATCTAGCTCCACGTTGAGGCCTGCAAGAAACTGGAATATCCTCCCTTCTTCCACTGTTTGTTGGTGGTGTTTGCCATCAGCGGCTGAATTCCACTTGTAGTTATTGAAGTGGTCAAGATCTTGCCACACCCGCTTCAATGTGTGGAAATATTTGGTGACATTGTCACTCCCTTGTTGAATTTCTCTAGCTTTTAGAGTAAGTTCATAAATCTGGGATTTACTCCCAAGATCAGAGTACATCTCCTTGACACTATCACCACTAACTAGTACCCATTGCTCAGATTTTAAATATGATGGAGTAGGAGTGGTGTTCTCCTTTTGTTCAGGATTAATGACTGAGCAACTATCAGCCATAGCTATAAATCAAAGGCACAGTGCAGAGATCCTGCTCTGATACCAAGTTAAAGTGTTTGAATATATTATTCTATCAAATGTACAGGGAATCATCCTCTTTATAGAGGAATTatagaaatagaaataactagaAAATAGGAAAGAAGGGAAAATACTagccaaaaataaagaaaagatttcTAATCATAAAATCCCTAAAATTAAGCTAAACCAAAAAAGGAAAAGATTTATAATTAATTCTATTTACATAAAAGATTCATAAAAAGAATTAggaatctgattttgatttgatctagTCAACAAATATAGTGTGGACATTACTGAAAACCCAACcaataacaataaataaataacaaatgaTCATAGAAAGCATTGAGGGgaagagaaaaagacaaaaaaaaaggcAGTTAATCATTTATAAATGATACCTGATTAGCACGAAATGTAGATTTCTTGTCAACAAGCTCACACATGACTTGAGGTTCAAATTTTATTTCCTGAATGTGCATGTGAAGGGTAAGTACTCTTTTCCTCTCCGCTTCATGTTACAATCATGGTAAATGATGATATGTCAAATGCATATTGACTAACCTCAAAAAGTTCAATTTCCTCATCACGAGCAAATCCTGCCATTTCATTTAGTCTAGTCAATATATCCATAGGCCTTCCACTAGCCGACACATAAAACCTCCCTATATACCTGAGAAAACAAAAGATCTGCCATTTGTGAATTAAATGTATTTTCACCTAAAAAATAATAGGAAGATCAAGTGccatttatatatttaaatgtaTTTGCACTCTAAATAATAAGACAGTCAAGTACCGAAATTCCTCATTTGATGGGTCATAAAGTTTGAAGAATAGCAGCAAATCTTCTGTTGACTTCTCAGGAAGAGCGATAGGCCGGAAATCCTAATTGAATATGCAAATCATGAACAAAAAATCCATGTCCTTTAGAAGCTAGTAGGAAAAAGAACATAATCACGTGCAATTTTTTGACGGAACTGTATTACCAGGAACAAGGTTGAAAATGTAAAGGAAAATAGTACCTGTCCTGTTTCCACTTCCAAAAATAACTTCAGTTCTGCACTATTTGCCTTATTGGACACTTCCCTTAACTGTCCAACCTGCAAGTGATAAGTAAAACAAAACAATTTGCAAATAGCACAATCAGCAATATCATCATaacatatattaaaaaatttaaacatcttgttttttctcttttggATAGAAAAGAAACTTTAATTTCCACTCTAAATCTCACAATAACAGATAGTTATCATACTTAATATATAGATCATGGCTACCAGCATGCAATTTATGGCCAGTGGCACAAAGCAATTAAAATGGGTGAAGTACTCACTGATTGGGCTTCTTCTTGAGGTGTCACAGGTCTATTTGGCCTATATGTGTGGTTTTGGCGTTTTGCCCACAACCAAAACCGTTGGTACTGGACAGGTACACCCAACTCTTTGGCAACTTCCTCCTGAGAAAAGCTTCATTGTCAGAAAGACACGGAGAAAATATAAAtaactttttattttctcagaTATCATACAAATTAAATGACAGTCCAACTTGTCAAGGATCACCTAAGTGGACGATGACAATCAATATGAATTGAAAAAGCATGCATTCTATTAGCAAAGACGGGTACAACATTTAAAATGAGAATTTCTAATCAACTTAAGCAGCTTTTATTATCTTAAAATTCTAATTAACTGACTCACTAAACCACTCCACCNNNNNNNNNNNNNNNNNNNNNNNNNNNNNNNNNNNNNNNNNNNNNNNNNNNNNAACAAAACCCCTAATTTAGAGGATATTCATTCAGAAAACCTGATAAGAGAAAGATCTTTTGAGACAAATTCATTCAACCAGTTGTCTGGTAAATCCACATATGGGAGTAGATCCCAGTACAATCCTCGAAAACCCAGATCCGGGTATCAGACACCTAAAGTGAAATATATGAGGAAAGGAAAAAATCCATGACAAATAAACTTCTTCCTGCCGCAATCCCAACAGAAAAAAGAAGCAAATGTCATTCAGGCATTACAAATCTAAGTCCAATATCCATAACTTACAACAGCACCATGTGTTGTTGCAAGATTGATCCACATGACTGAAAGATGATATCAAATGCCAAGTGAAAATAATCCATAATGGATGGTAAATTTTGCTAGATTCTCAAATGAAATATATAGAAGTATAAATTGCCAAACATATTAGAGCACTATGCAGATCAAATTATAAAACAGTAATCCATACCTTAAAAACGCTGAAGGGAATTTGTTTTTGAATACGGAAACTTCTCACTTTATCATGATCCACAAGATCAAAGAATATATCTTCTCCAATCTGTTCAAACAGATCAGCATCACGTGCAACCTGTGGCCAGCATCAATAACTTATCACTAAACAATCTCTTATGAGTCACCCAACCTAGAAAGCATCTTATAAAAGAATATTGGAGTAAGAAGTGGCAACCTTTACAATGGTATACAAATGAGCCTCtgccttctccttcctcttcagctctttttcttcttgttctttCTTTAACCTCACCTAAAGTGTAAAGTTGAAAATAAAGCATTGCTACATCAAAATACgaacagcaaaatcaaattaCACCAGTGAAACAAACATCTTACTCTAAGGTGTTCAGCAATGTCCTTCTCATCCACATTGCATATGATCTTATCTTTGTCACTCTCGCGTATGTAAACAAGCATATATGCATTTGAATACTTCGTAAATTTAAAGGGGGAGTTGTTGAAGCCAGGGTTGGTATGAGGTAACTGCAAAcaacaaaaattaagaaatagAAAGATATTGTAACTGAGAAATAAAACATTGCGGGGGGAAAAAGTCTActcaaactaaaaagaaaaagaacattcATTTCAGACAAAAGTTGATATCAAACTATGGATGAAAGAAGTGCCAAAGCAAGATAATGGAATATTACTTCTTCTTCCCCACCATATTGTTCTTCCAATGCCCTTTTAGCCTCCTCTTTCGTAACACGCTCATCATCAAATTTAAACCTAAAAGAAGAGTCATGCTAGTTTAAAATAGAGCACAAAAAGATGACATGAACAATACAGATACAGTTGAAAACAATTAAAAGTAATGAAACATCAATCATGTAGGCATCACTCCTCAATCAAAGTTAGAGATAAGACCAAAATTacatatcaaaaaaataaataaattacaacAAATAAGCCTTATTCTCCTTGATGAGTCAACTATATGAGGCAAACAACGCCATAGATGCGGCTTTTCTTGGACCCTACATAATGTGGGATGCTTTGCACTAGGCTGCGCATTATATATGCTTAACTACATTTTTAAGAGTGGAGGAAAAAAGAAATGCAAATCCATCAAACTACCAATCCCTCTTTTTCACAAAGGACTCGGTTGTTAACTTTTGCTTTCTTAGCGAAGTGCCTCTGCTGTAAATCTGTAATCATTTCTTCCACTGCATTAAATGTTTTTCCTATAACAGAAGTTCAAGGGGAATGAATTGGGAAAAAAATTATTGTGCCTGGATCAATGCATTGACTAGCTATGTCAACTGTTCAGAATCCACTAGCACTGTGGAACATCTATACAGAACCCAATATATTTTCTCGTTTCACGGGGAAAATTGGTTGGCAATCAGAAACCAAACCAGTTTTCATGGAAAATATAGTACAAAACAAAGAAACAGACTTAAGCATGTAACAGTTGATATAAAAATACTGAAAGAATTAAGTGCATACCACTGATCTGATAGAGTTGGCCTAATGTAAGCATAGTAGTGTCCGCCATGAACCCCACCACTGTGAACCAAAACACTGAAAACAAATAATGGCACACACAATATCATAAGCAACTGGTTAATTAGATACCAAACCATATCAAATTAAAAGTAGTTTAAGATGAAGAGGAAAATAAAACACACAGATTTTGGTCAATAAGGTGGTGTACATAAATACATTATAAAATGAAACAATGAAgcaaaacataaaacattaaaggAGTTCAAGCAGTCAACCCCGTTACTGCTGTCCAGCCAAATTGgaccttttttttttatgaaatattGCACCACactataacataaaaaaaatcaataacagTCCACAAGAAATAGATTGATCTTTCACAAACTCGTTTCAACTTGGAAGATTTCATTGAATAGAATTTCCTATAATTAAGATCAATGGTCACAAAGTATCGAATACCTTTATTTtatcaacaaaagaaaaaacattTCAAATACCTGTGAAGTGTATAAAGGTTGCGAACTCTTCTATCAGCTTCAGGAGACAAATACTTTCCATCCTCCCTATCAAGATCTAGTTGCAAGGGGAACTCATAACGGTCGTTGATCTGTTAATGGCCCATAAAGATGTCAAAAAGATGAAAAATGGAGaacttcacacacacacacacacacactaagaTATAGCAGCGACCAACAAGATGTCTGCATAGATCGAGTCAACTACACAGATAAAACTAGACCTAGTGTTCTATACTCTTTCTAAACCATTTCAACCATCTGCTAGAGTAGGGTTACACATGGTAGGATGTAAAAATTACACTGCAACTTTGCAAGTGACAGCTGTCTTGCATAACATTTTACAAACATGTAACAAATCACCCAACTAGTTTCCATAATACATTGGATCTGCTGATCCTATAGACTCAGATGTACTCTATTTTTGATCATAATAATCAAGCCAAAATTTTCTGTCTCCCTCACTCTCAGTTTCTTCCAATGACAATCAAACAATTAAAATATAGACATTCTTTTATGGTTTCATCAATAGATCTTGAGGGCATAATTCACCAAATTTGGATCAAGAATTCAAGATAAGAGAGACAGAAAACTAATAGGAACTAAGACACAAAAAAGTTAACAAGTAAATGCTAATTTTGCTTACCTTGGTTTAATATGACACTGAAAACTAAACTGAAACATACAACTATATTACAAAGGAAGGAATATATCCTTGATTTTAGAGTTAATACTAACCTTTACCATAGTGTCTCGCATAAAATCGTATTCAAATCGTTTTAATTGAAGTTGAAGAACAGGTGGAAAATCAATGAACAACACACCCTTCCTTGCCTCCTGAAAGAATAATCACAAGAATAATATTGAGAAATGCCAAAAAGTGACATATATGGAATACATTTAATATAATATTGAAAACAAGAGGGGAAAGTAAAAGAAACACATCTAGGGAATAAGACTAGAAATATTGTGTCATTTATAGAGGGTCATATGTACACAGCTTTACCATCATAAAAAGCAAGGCTGTCTCGCACAACAAGAACCCATAAGAATGCATGGATACACCTTCATGCCTGAGGATTTCTTATCATCTATAGTATATTGTTTTCTCCTTTATAAAATTTCTCCCTATTACCAGAACNNNNNNNNNNNNNNNNNNNNNNNNNNNNNNNNNNNNNNNNNNNNNNNNNNNNNNNNNNNNNNNNNNNNNNNNNNNNNNNNNNNNNNNNGATTGCACCAGCACTAAGTGCATAACCAGTGTAGCCATATACGGCTAAGAAAAAGGTACAACTTGGTATCAAATCGTTTTACCTGTAAGCCATACTTCTCCGCATGATACTTGTTATCCCCCTCAAGCCGTTCCACTTCGACGTACTTGTCAAAGGAGTCGTACACATCCCGACACCCTTTGACATCAAGCTGAAGATCTACAATCAAATAGCCAAAATTCTATATAAAGTCATAGAATAGATGGAATGATGTAATATACAACAGCATTCTAAAGCACGTACCATAAAATGATTCTTTTCTTGTGGATTTGTAGTCCACATTGATGCATTCGATATAATTCATATGGTGGCCTTCAAACAACTGCTGTATAGTGCCTTCCACAACAGTTCCCTAAAACAAGAGGAAACTTCAATACAATAATATCCTAGGCATATAAAAAGCTACATGACGAGTGTAGCTAAAACATTGTCAAAACAACATAACTAAAAGCAGTTACcattaaaaaggaaaaattgtACCTTCATTTTGTCTTCTAGCTTTTCACAAAGAACCCTATTAAGTTCTTGGACATCATGCTGCATGAATGCATCATACGTATCCCATCCGAATGACTTAGTTAACTCTTTTGTTGCTACACTACTATCACTGTACTGCAGTTTGTAGAATAAACTCTGTAATGCTAGGGGAATGCTCCCTGATGGCATATCATTCTCAGTTGTAGGCATATGGTACACAGCCTGTAACAAAATATAATGCACGTGAGCTGCTTCCTTTGAGAAGGAAAAATAGTTTTCTATGTGTATACCAGCTAACCTTTCTAAAATATGGAATGTGATACAATGTCTGAAGGAGAGAATTCATGTAACAAGTAGCTCCTTGGTTTTTCAATCCAACATAACCAGTTTCCTTTTTTGAGTCGTGAGACCAGTAATCAACAACCTTACGTACAGCAACATCAGCCTCAACTACACATGTGTCGTTCACAACATAGCCTCTACTAGGATCGAGCAATTCAGAAAGCGGCATGAAATTGGTGAACCCCCAATCACTCTCACGTGCATTGAACTGGTGTGATGTTTCTGCAATTGGAAAGCAATCAAAGAAATATTTTattccccaaatgcaaataaataaaccCAGAGAAAAAAATAGAAGACGAAACTAATCAAGTAAGAGCAAGCATAATTATCATCGACAGGTAAACTCCTAAAGAATCTAGCTGAGTACAAATGCATAAACTGCACTAATTAGTCACAGGCACTGTGGAATATCAGTCATATCCAATATTTATTCAAACTTATATAATTTCATGTGTTgaatcaaaacaaaaatcaatAGATGTCTGATCAAAATCCAGACCACTGCTATAATTTGAACAAGAATGTTATAGAAAGTCAACCAAAAGCAAAATTGTACAGCTATTTTGATCAAAAGCTTACAGAAATCACTGTTTCAATAGAaataagataattaaaattaagtACACCACAGTGCAAGAAGGAAACATGCTCACTAGGACTTGTGACATCAAACAGAAACATAACTCATCCTATACTTATTACATATGGCAATATAATATCTTCATTGTGAACGCCTATTGAGAGAAACTACCTTTTCTAATTGAGAATTTATTATGAAGTTGATTAACAACAGTCAAGCTGAACTGCGCATATCTACTCCATCCATAAGGCAACAACACTGAATCTACAACATCCAGATACATAGACAAATGATCAACATTGTTCCCCTTCGGAAAGACAAGTATCCGCCTGCTCATTGCAAATAAGGTGAATTAGGAGTTAGGACCGCCATCTCAAACAACAAAATTTAGTTAAAGTATATGAGAAAAAATCCACATACCATCTGTAGCCTCCAACTTGGAAAGAGTCAGAATATACTTTCCTCATAAGCCTCGAAAAATTATCAATTGTCCATGTGAACCTCCCAGATTGTGGATCATCCACTATAGGTGCATCAACCGTACTAATGTTTTCTGCTTGTACTAGAACCAAATAGGAAAAGGATAAAGGAAGAAAACCAACAAATGTAAGTAGAACAGTCACTCTTTTACTCAAATCactgaaaaatataaaataattgatTTATGTTTAACAAGCACTTGAGGGTCAGCAGCTCCACACAGCACACACAAGGTGGAGGAAATAATATTAGCTTTGATATTACAATAATCCACTTCCATAATGCAGGCCCATGCAGAATGAAATGCTTATCCAGTCAAACAAGTCCACGCACAATGTGGAGGAAAGAATCGTTAACCAAACTAGCACTTTGCAAATCAAAACAGCTTGACATACATTGCAGGGGAAACTCATAAAGCTATAATGCCCACTTCCCGCAGTTCCTTAATCAAAAAAACCACcacaaaataaaaacaacacACACACAAACCTAATACTAAGATAGAGACAACATTGAAGTGACCTTGCTTACAATTCAAAGACCGAAAGAAAATACAAGCAAAACTAAAAGAGCTACCCACAGTAAACGAAAATACAAGCAAAACTAAAAGAGCTACCCAACAGCAAACTAAACCATATCGTACTGACACGAACCTCTCACCGGGGTACAATAAGGAAGCAACAAGCACACATTAGATATTATATGCAAATATAGATACCGTACGGTATTAAGAATTAGATAAACGAATAATTCTACAAACAGACTCATCCACCGTGATCATTAGCAACATCACCATCATTCACCAAAAACCAAATGCATGTCAATTTAAGCtttatttattttgtaccttCCATGGGAAGAGGGCCTTCAGGATTATCAGAGTTAGGAACCTCCATCTCTTCGTCCTCCTGCTGCtgcaacaacaagaagaagaagaagaatcataATTCAGAACACAAACAAACAACCACAAACCGATCTACTCTCCCTCACTACCAAAAACCCTAGCAGCAATCACGAACACAAATAAACCAAGCAAAGCAGCAAGCACGCAGAAATAAaaccaataaaaagaaaaaattaggtcAATTCAGAATCAGAGAAGAGAAGTCGTGTCGGTTGTGAATTGCACCGAATTGAAGCTATTCGAAAAACAAAAgtataagaattttaaaaataaacaaataaaagaaaagaaaagcagaaAAAAGAGAGCGCGAGAGTGATAACGTACCTCTAAGTGTGGAGGAGGCAttggtggtggtggcggctgCGATTGCAGAAAGAAAGTGATGTATGAAGCAGTGAGCGAAGAAGGCGCGAACGACGGagaagaagttacgaagaagaagaagaagaagaagaagaaggagagttAGTGAAAGTGAAAGTGAAAGTAAAAGAGGCGAGTGATTGCGCAGCGCAGTGCTTAAAAGAGTGAAGGGatgccttctttctttctttccgtcTGTATGCTGGGCTTTGTGCTGATGTAGTGATGTGTGTGCGTGTCTGGTCTAGTAAGTAAGTACCAGGAAGGATATTATTGGAaattaataaaacaaataaatattaccttttaaaaagaataaataaataatgaagataagaacagatttattattttagaaaaaCATAACATTATTGATACATCAAATATCACTGAATTTCGTATTAATATTTTACTTTTAAATTACGTATTTTTATTATAGGGTTTTttttaagagagaaaataaaaagggaaaaaaagccACAATAAATAAGTCTATTGAAATAAATCGGATTGCATTAGGTTGAGATTTTGGATCATGTTTTGTTAAGAGATCAGAATTTTTCATCTCTAAACCAGAAAAAACTTGACTAACTAATTTTTCTACTTGAATTCAAAAATCTTCTCAACTATTAATATGACTTTTTTAATTAAAGAAATAGGAatgtgtatatattttttatttttaatatgactttttaattttaatttcaccaACTCTTACTTAATTGaccaaaaaaaaataactaaactcGTATTTTGTAATAATGTTTGATACGTATCTATAACTTCATAGGTTTTAGTTTAGGGCTTATTTTTTGGTTTATTGTGCCTTAATTTTAAGTTGGTATTTGATGGgagaattttgtaaaattttttgggTTTTATTTTTGAGTTTATTAGTATTTGATTAGAGGATTTTGTTGGCTTTGATCATAAATTATACGTTTGATAGTAGTTTTGAGGTGTTTGATTTGTGAGTTTGAGTTCAATAAGAAGTTTAGtttgagttttgaattttaaCGTTTAAATTTGGTTTTAATTGATTTGATATGCATATATCAACTTTTAACATATTTTTTTAGTAggattatcaatttttttttaatcaaaggtAGGCATCTTTTATTGATTTAGTAAGTAAAAGAATTAGTCTAAATATGGACAATAGACacgaataaacaaaaaaaaagttccACCCAAAATTAAAGATTAACTAATTAGATACATTTGCTGAGAAAGAAAGTTAGAGAGAAAAATTTATTGCACGAACACAACGAGAGGCTTCTTCTACCACCATGGCCGAGGAGAGCTTTTGACCTTCGAAGACCAATGAGTTTCGCGAATTCCACAAGTTTCAAGTTAGATAAACCGTTAATTTCAGATTCTCTTTCTCATTACTATCTTTactaatttgatttcaaaattcacTCTACCGTTTCCACGGTTCATTGATGTGGTTCAGTACCGAAAAGTCCATCATCTTTCACGCTGTCTCTGTTTTAGGGCACTCCCAGAAGCAATGGGCCATTGATTCCGCAATCAATCCACACCGAGGACAAATCGGGTCCACTAATGAAATTCTAGCATGAAGCTTCTACCTACCTGATCCCCATGAAAAACCTTCTATAGAAAATTCTTcacttttaattaatatttaagtCTCCAAATATTTGACCAGTTGTTTTATTTTGGCATTTGTGCAGGCAAGAAGTCTGACGATGCATGAAAGAAATGAAAGGCTACTTTGTATCTGGATGCCACTGAATAGCTACCTGATTTTTCTTTTAGCCAGGTAATTGCATCTTCTTTCCCATAGATTTCTGTATTTAGAATTGCTATAGCTACTTCTGGGCTATAAATTTTCTAATCAAAACTTGATTTCATTGCTTATCTTAGTGAATTAAATCAAATACCCATTTTGGATAGTAATTAATGTAGGAATTTGGAATTGCTGTAATTGTTGTGAACTCATGTACCTAAGAATCTTTCTTATTACGAACAATGTTACTTCTACCAATTTTTCATATACACCTTTTTTCTATCACTGTGTCCTTTAATTATACTTCTCTACCCCGATGACGGATTGTTTTCTGACTCGACTCTCATGAAATTGGAATATCTATAGTATTTACTCTTATAAACCTTGCTAATCAATGAGTTAGGTCGAGTTAAAAGTATCCAACCTTGCTTGGCTAGCATTGCAAGGTTGAAGACTTTTAAGTCTTTAAAAATGAGACTTTCCTGATTTTTTGGTCTGCTAAAGTTTGCTGCCCTATCTAATGCACCCTTCTTTTCGTACCATTTTGTCCCCACCAGAAATTAAGCATTGTTTTTTGTATTTCATCCGTCAGCGATTCTAGTAACTTGAAGCAACTTAGAGTATACAAAGGTATTGCTGTGGCTACAACCTTAATTAGGACTTCTCTTCCACTCACAAATAATGATGATCTCTTCCAATATTGAAGTTTTTGAAAACCTTTGTCTTTGATGTAGTTGAATGTGTCCCTCTTTGATCTTGAACAACCGTTGGTAGCCTAAGATATTTATTTTGATTTCCAACATGAGAAACTATTAGAATTTCAGCAAGGTGATCACGAGTAGTGTTAGGAGTGTTATGGCTAAAAAAGACTCATGACTTGTCTAGATTAACTACTTGGTCACTAATTTCCTCATAGTTTCTCAAAATTCGAATCAGATTTAGACAATCATCTTCTGTGGTTTTGCTAAATAGAATTGAATCATCTGCAAAGAATGGATGGTTGAGCATAGGACATCCATGATTAAGTCTCAGTCCTAAAATTTTCAGCCTCTATTCTCTTTTGTGGAGCAGATGAGGAAAGACTTTCTGACGCACGCAAAAAAGAAATAGGTAAGGGGATAACCAGATAGAGGGTCACCTTGACACAACCCTCTACATGGTTTAAAGAAACCATGAGGTTGTCCATCCACAATAACAAAGTAAGAAACTGTAGTCACACACTCTTAATTCATATCATCTACTTTTCGCTAATATCCAATTTCTTCATCATAGCTCAAACAAAAGTCCATTCCACCCGATCATAAGCCTTACTCATGTCAAGTTTTAGTGCCATGTCATAACTGCCGAACTTCTTATTcttcaaaaagtgtataaattcaTGTGCAATTAAAACATTATCATTAACAAGCGTTCTTTTGGTAAACGCACTCTGAGAATCACTGATAAGTCTATTCATGACAAACTGTAATATGTGCACCAAACTCTTGGatattattttgtaaaaaaataCTACTAAGGCTTATAGGTATGATGTGCTTCATAGTATTGGCATTAGGAACTTTAGGGACCAAACAAATATGTGTATAATTGAATGCCTTGAGAATTTTACCTCTAGAAAAAAAACTCTTTACTATTGCTATGACTTTCTTTATTACGGTGTCCCATAAAAACTAAAAGAATTTGGCTGTAAACCCATCATCTTCGAGAGCAGAGAACgggttaattaaaaaaaaatagcatctttaatctcctttttcaacatcagTCTGACCAACATTATTTTAATTGCTTTGTCAATTTTTTCGGTATTATGTCTAGTAGTTCTTCGTCCAGGTCTTTTAAGTATGTGGGTGTGTTGTGTATCTAGAATTGGAGATTGTCCAATCTATTAGGGTACCTAAGATTGAGGTTGTCCAATCCACTgacaaaaaaacaaaatatacaCACATATTTAACCAAAGATAGGTAAGTGGGCCTTGTttaggggtggcaagcggggaagcccgccccgtcTCGCCAGAAGCCCTTTTTTGGCGGGttggcccgccccgccccgcctagtGAGGCGGTCCTAAAATCCCACCCCGCCCTGCCTAACGGCGGGCTGGCGGGTTGGCGGGCTAAGCCCACTAaatctcctctttttttttttttttacttttaactattataatttctaaagacataaaaaaattataatttttatattcacaaacattaaagtctttgtaattataaatatctaataaacataattataaaccaagttttcatccaaaacataattataaatattgtctccaaagcaaaataaatataattataaatattgtctccaaaacaaaataaacataatccaaaacactcaattttcatcttcattctcttgtaaattGGGTTGGGGGAAGTTGAATTttgacaaaaaaattacaaaaacacCCCTTGcaaaaaaaatactaaacccGGCGAGGAAGCCCGTCCTGCCCTGCCAAAgcccgcggtttaagcg from Arachis ipaensis cultivar K30076 chromosome B09, Araip1.1, whole genome shotgun sequence includes these protein-coding regions:
- the LOC107617625 gene encoding ubiquitin carboxyl-terminal hydrolase 13 isoform X2: MPPPHLEQEDEEMEVPNSDNPEGPLPMEVQAENISTVDAPIVDDPQSGRFTWTIDNFSRLMRKVYSDSFQVGGYRWRILVFPKGNNVDHLSMYLDVVDSVLLPYGWSRYAQFSLTVVNQLHNKFSIRKETSHQFNARESDWGFTNFMPLSELLDPSRGYVVNDTCVVEADVAVRKVVDYWSHDSKKETGYVGLKNQGATCYMNSLLQTLYHIPYFRKAVYHMPTTENDMPSGSIPLALQSLFYKLQYSDSSVATKELTKSFGWDTYDAFMQHDVQELNRVLCEKLEDKMKGTVVEGTIQQLFEGHHMNYIECINVDYKSTRKESFYDLQLDVKGCRDVYDSFDKYVEVERLEGDNKYHAEKYGLQEARKGVLFIDFPPVLQLQLKRFEYDFMRDTMVKINDRYEFPLQLDLDREDGKYLSPEADRRVRNLYTLHSVLVHSGGVHGGHYYAYIRPTLSDQWFKFDDERVTKEEAKRALEEQYGGEEELPHTNPGFNNSPFKFTKYSNAYMLVYIRESDKDKIICNVDEKDIAEHLRVRLKKEQEEKELKRKEKAEAHLYTIVKVARDADLFEQIGEDIFFDLVDHDKVRSFRIQKQIPFSVFKEEVAKELGVPVQYQRFWLWAKRQNHTYRPNRPVTPQEEAQSVGQLREVSNKANSAELKLFLEVETGQDFRPIALPEKSTEDLLLFFKLYDPSNEEFRYIGRFYVSASGRPMDILTRLNEMAGFARDEEIELFEEIKFEPQVMCELVDKKSTFRANQLEDGDIICYQKTPKVGSADRYPDVPSFLEYVHNRQVVRFRSLERPKEDEFSLELSKLHTYDDVVTRVAQHLGLDDPSKIRLTSHNCYSQQPKPQPIKYRGVENLSDMLVHYNQTSDILYYEVLDIPLPELQGLKTLKIAFHHATKDEVLIHTIRLPKQCDVEDVINDLKSKVNLYIYILMQNLDCSKFSITRYIRFSLPVKRLRILMTNIGH
- the LOC107617625 gene encoding ubiquitin carboxyl-terminal hydrolase 13 isoform X1, giving the protein MPPPHLEQQEDEEMEVPNSDNPEGPLPMEVQAENISTVDAPIVDDPQSGRFTWTIDNFSRLMRKVYSDSFQVGGYRWRILVFPKGNNVDHLSMYLDVVDSVLLPYGWSRYAQFSLTVVNQLHNKFSIRKETSHQFNARESDWGFTNFMPLSELLDPSRGYVVNDTCVVEADVAVRKVVDYWSHDSKKETGYVGLKNQGATCYMNSLLQTLYHIPYFRKAVYHMPTTENDMPSGSIPLALQSLFYKLQYSDSSVATKELTKSFGWDTYDAFMQHDVQELNRVLCEKLEDKMKGTVVEGTIQQLFEGHHMNYIECINVDYKSTRKESFYDLQLDVKGCRDVYDSFDKYVEVERLEGDNKYHAEKYGLQEARKGVLFIDFPPVLQLQLKRFEYDFMRDTMVKINDRYEFPLQLDLDREDGKYLSPEADRRVRNLYTLHSVLVHSGGVHGGHYYAYIRPTLSDQWFKFDDERVTKEEAKRALEEQYGGEEELPHTNPGFNNSPFKFTKYSNAYMLVYIRESDKDKIICNVDEKDIAEHLRVRLKKEQEEKELKRKEKAEAHLYTIVKVARDADLFEQIGEDIFFDLVDHDKVRSFRIQKQIPFSVFKEEVAKELGVPVQYQRFWLWAKRQNHTYRPNRPVTPQEEAQSVGQLREVSNKANSAELKLFLEVETGQDFRPIALPEKSTEDLLLFFKLYDPSNEEFRYIGRFYVSASGRPMDILTRLNEMAGFARDEEIELFEEIKFEPQVMCELVDKKSTFRANQLEDGDIICYQKTPKVGSADRYPDVPSFLEYVHNRQVVRFRSLERPKEDEFSLELSKLHTYDDVVTRVAQHLGLDDPSKIRLTSHNCYSQQPKPQPIKYRGVENLSDMLVHYNQTSDILYYEVLDIPLPELQGLKTLKIAFHHATKDEVLIHTIRLPKQCDVEDVINDLKSKVNLYIYILMQNLDCSKFSITRYIRFSLPVKRLRILMTNIGH